GCAGATCCTGGCCTATCGCACCTACGGCAACAGCCGCGAACTGCTCGTGCGCGGCCGGGTGGTGGAGCGCAAGGACGTGCGGCCGTCCCGTGAAACCGACGGCATGTGGCGGAACCTGTGCAATGCCTGGCGCGGCATGTCGCGCCTGCCCGTGCCCGGCGCGCGTGTCGCGGCCGAATTCCAGGGCTGCCGCAGAGAAACCGTGGCCAACGATCGCGGCTTCTTCGAGTTGCGCCTGCGGCCGTCCGCGCCCCTGGAACCGCTGCTCTGGCAGATCGTACCCCTGGAATTGCTGGAACCCCGCCCCAACCCTTGGCCAGTGGAGGCCCTGGCCCAGGTGCTGACCCTGCCGGGCAATGCCAGACACGTGGTCATCAGCGACATCGACGACACGGTGGTACCCACGCATGCCACCAGCGCCCTGCGCATGCTGCGCTCGCTTTTCCTGCACAACGCCCGCACGCGCCTGCCCTTTCCCGGTCTGGCGGCCTTCTACCGCGCCTTGCACCTGGATCGTGAAGGGCACCCGGCAAATCCAATGCTCTACGTCTCGCGCGGGCCATGGAGCCTGTACGATCTGCTGGCCGAATTCTTCGGTCTGCACGGCATTCCCGTAGGGCCGGTGCTCTTCCTGCGCGATTGGGGCCTGTCCGAGGAGGGGCTGACCAAGCCCTCGCCCACGGGACACAAGTTCAAGCTCATCACGGCAATGCTGGAGCTGTACGACGATCTGCCCTTCATCCTTATGGGCGACAGCGGCCAGCTGGACCCCGAGATATACGCCGAAATCGTGGAGCGCCATCCGGGCAGGGTGCACGCCGTATACATCCGCCTGGCCCGCCCCGATCAAGTCCGCGAGCAAGGCGTTCTCCGGCTGGCCGAGGATCTGCGCCAATCCGGCAGCGAACTGGTGCTGGCCCGCGACACCATGGAAATGGCCGTGCACGCCGCCGAACGCGGCTGGATCGAGGCTTGGCGGCTGGCCGATATCGCTGGCGAGAAAGCCGCCGCCGAAGAGCCGCCGGGGCTCCTGGACGGCATGCACGCCGGGCACGGCAGGAAAACGGCGGGCAAGGACGAACCGCCCGACCGAGGCCGTGTGGAGTAGATATGGAACACGAACGCGGCCGTGTTATATATTGAGCTTGAATTTCCCATTTCCACGAGCCTTACCTCATTGCCTATGCTGATTCGGGGAGGAGGCCGCAAGGAGGCCTCACATGGCGGAACCCGTACGCAAGGGCCCAGGCAAGGTCCAGGGCCGGAACGAATCGCAGCAGTCCGACCGGCGCGTGAGCATGTTTCCCGACCGGCGCGACCCTTCGCGTCTCGACCGACGCGTGCCCGGCCTCAAAAGCAAACGGGAAGCCGCGGAGAAGCGGCAAGCCGAGCGCGAGGAGCCGGGCAGAGGCCGCGAAGCCGCCAGGCCCGGCGAGATCCCCAAGCCGGGCTGGCGGGATATCCTCAAGCGCACCTGGGCCGAGCAGTCCAAGGACAACCTCTCGCTGGTCGCGGCAGGCGTGGCCTTTTACGCCATGCTGGCCTTGTTTCCGGCCATCGCGGCGCTCATCTCCATTTACGGTCTGCTGGCCGACCCGGCCCAATTACAGAGCCAGATCGGCGAGATCAGCGGAGTGCTGCCCGCCGACGCCAGGTCCATCATCCAGAGCCAATTGTCCAAGGTCGTTTCCGGCGCGGGCGGCGCCCTGAGCCTGGGCGCGGCCGTGGGCCTTCTGCTGGCGCTATGGAGCGCGTCCAAGGGGATGAAAGGGCTCATCCAAGCCCTGAACATCTCCTACGGCGAGGAGGAAAGCCGAGGTTTCCTCAAGCTCAACGCCATTTCCCTGTTGCTCACCGTAAGCGGGCTGGTCTTCTTCATCCTGGCCCTGACCGCCGTGGTGGCCATGCCCGCCCTGCTCGACAACCTTGGGCTGCCTGAAGCAGTCATGTGGACCGTGTCCATCGCCCGCTGGCCGCTGTTGGCTCTTGCCGGCATGCTGGCTCTGGCCGTGCTTTACCGCTATGCCCCTGACCGCGACGAACCGCGCTGGCGTTGGGTGAGCTGGGGCTCGGCCGGAGCCACCATGGCCTGGATCGCGGCTTCGCTGCTTTTCTCCTTGTACGTAAGCCAATTCGGCAACTACAACGAAACCTACGGCACCCTGGGCGCGGTGGTCATCCTGCTCACGTGGCTGTTTCTCACGGCCTACGTGGTGCTGTTGGGCGCGGAGCTCAACGCCGAGATGGAGCGGCAGACCCGCAAGGACACCACCAAGGGCAAGCCGACCTCCATGGGCAGGCGCGGAGCCCACGCGGCGGATACTATGGGCCCCAAGCCGTAGAGGCTTATCGAACAAGCAAGGTCGCCAGTTTGGCCCCTCCTCTGAGCTGGGCGTGATAGACTATTTTGTAAATTCTTCACAGTTACGACAATTTTGCTACATTAATTTTTATTTTTTTGTTAAATTTGGCGATTGCGCGCAATCGGACCAATTTAGAAAAATGGTCGAGCCAGCAAACTAAAAGGACTTATACCTTGCAGGGTTGATCGGCGATTTTCAGCGGCGGAGAGTTCCAGGCCAGGCTCCTGACCTCCAGGGTACGCTCCTTGCTAGCAAGCTGTTATGACATCCATAGGCGCCCTGGAACTCAAGGTTCTATTCGAGATAGCCAACATCATCGGCCACGCGCTGGACCTGGAGCGCACCCTGGAAGAGGTGCTGCGCATCCTCTCCGACTCCATGTCCATGAAGCGGGCCACCATCACGCTCTTGGACGATAACGGCCAACTGGTCATCCGCGCTTCCCACGGCCTGAGCGCCGAGGAAAAGCAGCGCGGCGTGTACCGTCTGAACGAGGGCATCACGGGCCGCATCTTCTCCACGGCCAAGCCGTTCGTGGTCCCAGACATTCACAAGGAGCCGCTCTTCCTGGACAAGACCCGCTCCAGGCAGCTGGAGAAGGACCGCATCTCCTTCCTGGGCGTGCCCATCCTTCTGCAGGACAAGCCCGTGGGCGTGCTCAACGTGGACCGCCTGTTCGGCGACGAGATATCCTTCGAGGAGGATGTGCGTTTCCTGACCATCGTGGCCACGCTCATCGGGCAATTCTACAGCCTTGTGAAACAGGTCCAAGCGCGCGAGGAGCGCCTCAAGCGCGAGAACGTGAACCTGCGCTCCAAGCTGTCCAAGAACTACCAACGCTTTTTCATCGTGGGCAAAAGCCCGTCCATGCTGCGCGTGCGCCAGATGATCGAGAAAGTCGCGCCCACCAGGGCCACGGTGCTCCTGTTGGGCGAATCAGGCACGGGCAAGACCTTGGCCGCCCAGTTCATCCACGAGCTGTCCGACCGGAATTCCTTTCCGTTCATAAAGGTCAACTGCGCGGCCATCCCCGAAAACCTGCTGGAGTCCGAGCTTTTCGGCCACGAGAAAGGCGCCTTCACGGGCGCGACGAACATCAAGCCCGGCCGCATCGAGGAGGCCGACAAGGGCTCCCTGTTCCTGGACGAAATCGGAGAGATCTCGCCGGGCATCCAGGCCAAGCTGCTGCGATTTCTACAGGAAAGGGAGTTCGAGCGCCTGGGCTCAACGCGCACGCGTAAGGTCGACGTGCGCATCATCGCCGCGACCAACCGCGACCTCACCGAAGCCGTGCGCGAGGGCGACTTCCGCGAAGACCTTTTCTACAGGCTCAACGTCTTTCCCATCCGCGTGCCGTCCCTGCGCGAGCGCGCCGACGACATTTCCGCGCTCATCAACCACTTCCTGGACAAGCTGGACCGCGAGTACGGCCGTCGCCTGACACTGCGCCCCAGGGCCCTGGAGGCCCTCCTGCGCTACGATTGGCCTGGCAATGTGCGCGAGATGGAGAACCTGCTGGAGCGACTGTCCATCATGGTCGAGGATACGCACGTGGACCTGGAGGACATTCCGCCCAACTTCTTCCTCGGCAGCGATATCGCCCAGCCTCGCAACGAGGAACAGTCCTCCTTGCAAGAGATCGAACGGCGCGAGGTAGTATCGGCCCTTGAGCGCCACAACTGGGTCCAGTCCCGTGCCGCCCGCGAGTTGGGCATCACCCTGCGTCAGATGGGCTATCGCATCAAGAAATTCGATCTGGAAAACCTGCTGCGCGAGCGTCGCGGCCAAGGCCGCATGTCCCTGCACCGCTAAAACCGCCTTCAGCTTGGCCTGACACGCACATCCGCTTCCCACGGCATGTAGCGAATCCCTCCTGAACCAATCGGCCTCGTCTCCGCGCATGCAGCGCCGACCTGATGCGTGCCTGTCCCCGGACATGCACCGTCTCTGCGGCTGCATGCGGCATGATTGAAACGCAGCTCAAGAATCCTTGTCCACATGCACGCCACTGTGCAATCTACTAAGCATGCTCCCTCCTGTCCTTGCCAGGGTGACTCAAGGTCAGGGCATCCGTGAGGGAGAGGGGATGGAAGAGGAGAGATTGGGGGCGGCGAAGCATCGGGGCATTGCTTTTCGAGAGGGGGCGGATCGTCATGTGGAGCGTGCTGGAGACGCGGGAAAGGCATCAGGGCGACGGCGCGGACTGCGCCTGCGAATGGTTCATGGGCAAGACGCACGGAAAGGTCATGGACTCCGTCTTGCGGAGTCTGCACGAGCGGGTCGGCTACATCTGTTTGACGGGCAAGCCGGGAGTAGGCAAGAGCACCCTGGCCCGCGCCCTGTCCGAGACATACGCCACCGAGGGGAGACGGGTCTTGCTGGTGGACGGCGCGAACCTGTCCTTCGGCCGCCTTGTGCGCGAGTTGACGCGCGCGGCGGGCATAGCCCCGGATTCCAGCCAATCCGCCAAACCGGCGGACACATTGCGCCTGCTGTACATGGCCGGCGAACTGGGCAGCGATGTGGCGCTCCTGGTGGACTCCGCCGAGCTGCTTGCCCCAAGCACCCTCAAGGCACTCGCGTACTTGGCCAATCCGTGGCAGCCGGGCCGAAGCGCCGTGCAGCTGCTGCTCCTGGGCCGGCCCGAGCTTCTCGACAAGCTCGACGAACCGGAGCTGAGCCCACTGGGCGGCCTCTGCCGTAGCGTCGTGCTGCGCCCCATGGAGCAGAGGGAAAGCGCGACCTATGTGCGCTGGAAGTATGGACGCCCGCCAAGCGGTACGGGCGAAGCCTTCACGTCCAGGGCTCGCCGCCGATTGGCCGAGCTGTCCGGAGGGGTGCCCAGGCTGCTGGACATGCTCGCCGAAGCGGTTCTGGCCACGGGCGAGGCCCGCGGCTGTTTTCCCGTCACCTGCGCCATGGTTCGCCAGGCCGTGGGCGACATGCCCAGCCATGCTCCGCTCCGCCTGCCCATGGGCAAGACCCTGACCACGGCCGCGACCTGCCTGTTGATCGTCTCGGCCCTGGCCTGGTGGACTCGCCAGTCCCTGGTCCACGGCCTGGAGCTCGTGGCCGGAGACCTGCTGGGCCAGGCCTCGGCCAGCGTACAGCGGTTCGAGGCCCCCTGGGCGGCCGGCGTGCCTTCACCGAGTTGGGCGGATATGGAAACCACGGCAGGGCCCTTTGCGGGTGTCGTCGTCCTGCGGCCTCCGGCCATCGGCGAGACATGCGAGGAGCTGGACAGACGCCTGCAAGAGGTGATCGTGGCGCCGGGCGATTCCCTGGTAAGCCTTTGCCGCAAGGTTTACGGCCGCGCGGATCGCACGGCTCTGGCGGCCGTACTGTCGGCCAATCCGGCGATCCTGGATCCGAACAGCATCGAGGTGGGACAGATCATCGTCTTTCCCCAGCAGACCCATGCCGAGGGAAGCGACACTGTCAGTGAGAACGCGCGGAGCGACGTGACCACGTGAGGAATCGGAGAGGGTGCGCCCCTCTCCGATTCCTCACGTCTCGACTCGGTGCTGTTCTCATGCTCCGCCTATTCGACTCGCGCCACATAAAGCATTTTGCATTTCAGACGCTCCCTTCGGCGTTGACGGCGGAACTACATTCCGCCTACGCCTGCGGGGCGGCAAGCCATGCCGACGCATGGCTTGCAGAGCATTTTCAAAAGCAAAATGCTCTAAAATACGTAGCCGTAAGTCTTGGAAAACCTCTGGAAAAGATTGATTTCTTTGCGGGCCATGGCCGCTACCTGCAAGGCTCCGCGACCACCGGCATACTCTTGCTCGTAAGCCGCCTGATCGCGCCCTGGGCCCTGCGCATGCTCTCTTGATCGCCTGTCGAAAGCATTTGCCTTCGAATGCCAAGCGGCGTATGCGAACTCCTTGCGCCTCTGCGCCAATCAACAAGAACCGACACCATCACCACGCGGGCCGGAACGATCCACAGCCCAACCTACCGATCCCCGCCCGCGCATCTTAAGGAGTCCTCCCCATGGCTATCCCATTTGTGGATATCAAGAGCCAACTCGCCCAGGTGGAACAGGAAATCCGCCAGGGCTTCGACCGCGTGTTCGCCCACTGCCAGTTCATCATGGGTCCGGAGATCAAGGAAGTCGAGGATCAGCTCGCCGCCTTCGCCGGCACCAAACACGCCATCACCTGCTCCTCGGGCACCGACGCCCTGCTCATGCCGCTCATGGCCATGGGCATCGGAGCAGGCGACGCGGTGCTGACCACGCCCTTCACCTTCTTCGCCACGCTGGAGTCCATCGCGCTGCTGGGCGCCACGCCCGTGGTGGTCGACGTGGACCCGCGCACCTTCAACATCGATCCGGCCAAGCTTGAGCTGGCCATCAAGGCCATCAAGGCGAAGGACCCGTCCATCCATCCGCTGCCGACCGGCTACGAAAACCTCACCCTCAAGGCCATCATGCCCGTGGACCTCTTCGGCCTGCCCGCTGACTACGACCGCATCATGGCCATCGCCGCCCGCGAGAAGCTGTACGTCATCGGCGACTCGGCCCAGGGCTTCGGCGGCGTGTACAAGGGCCGCCCGGTCAGCGCCATCCCGCACGTGACCGCCACGAGCTTCTTCCCGGCCAAGCCGCTGGGCGTGTACGGCGACGGCGGCGCGGTGTTCACGGATGACGACAACTTGGCCGATGTCATGCGCTCCATCCGCGTGCACGGCATGGGTCACGACCGCTACTACAACGTGCGCCTGGGCCTGAACGCCCGCTTCGACACCTTCCAGGCCGTGGTGCTCAAGGCCAAGCTGCGCATCTTCCCGGCCGAGCTCGACGCTCGCCAGGCCGTGGCCGAGCGCTACGACGCAGGCCTGGCCGGCAAGGTCACGACCCCGCTCATCCCGGACGGCTACCGCTCTTCCTGGGCCCAGTACTCCATCCTGACCGACAAGCGCGACGCTCTGCAGGCCGCGCTCAAGGCTCAGGATATTCCGAGCATGATCTACTACCCCATCCCCTGCCACCTGCAGCCCGTGTTCTCGAACCTGGGCTACAAGCAGGGCAGCATGCCCGTGAGCGAGGGGCTGTCCCAGACCATCCTCAGCCTGCCCATGCACCCGTACCTCACGCAGGACGACCAGAAGAAGATCATCGAGGTAGTGAAGAAGGCCGTGTAGGCCTTGAAGCACCACGATTCATTAGAGCAGATTGCTTTTAAGACGCCCGCTCCGGCGTTGACGGCGCAAGTGAATTGCGCCTACGCCTACGCGGCGGCAAGCCATGCCGACGCATGGCTTGCAGAGCATTTTCAAAAGCAAAATGCTCTGAGCCATTTCGCGAAAAAGCCCGGCCTAGGCCGGGCTTTTCCTTTTCTACAATGACAATGCCGCATGGCTGGCCCGCACGCACAGCGTAGTCATCCCCCACCAGCTTGATCCTCCTCACGTCCTCGGACTGCAAGGTATACAACCGGTTCTTGTTGCCGATCCTGATGGGCTGCATGGCCGTGCGGCAGGACTTGACCGTGAACGAGCGCGCGCAAGCGCGGATGCTCACTTCTTTCAACGCCTTGCTTATGCTCAGCAGTTTTTTCAGAGGATTTTTCATGCAGCCCAAGGGCTGCACGGTATCTCCCTGGAGAAAGGCCGTAGTATTTCCTGAAGGCGTTGGCGAAGTGGCTCTGGTCGAAGAAGCCGGTCGTGGCGGCGGCTTCGCTCTGCGGCACGCCCTGGTCGAGAAGCATCCTGGCTCGCTTGAGCCGGGCGCGGACGAGGTAGGCGTGCGGCGTGAGCCCGAAGCGACGGGCGAATCCCCGGACCAGGGCGGAGGGTGAGACCCGTGCGGCCTGGGCAAGCTCGTCGAGCGTCACGTCGCGGTCGCATTCGGTAAGGATGATCCTGCGCGCACGTTCCAGGCCGCCTGCGCCCGCATCGGGCTGGCGAGGGGGGTCGACACAAATTCCATGATTCGCAAGCATGACGAAAAGCGCCTGGAAATACTGGCTGAGCACGTAGAAGGACGCGCTTTCCTCCAGTTTTTCTACGAGCCTCACGAATGCCGAGCGGATGTCGGCATCCAAGGCGAGAGGCCGGGCAAAGCGAGTCTGCCCGGCCGGAGCCGAGCCTGCGTCGTCAAGGATGCGGTAAAGGGCTTCGGGCGGCAGGCAGAGCGCGCTGTAGCTTTCGCCATCGCCAGGCATTGTCGTCGAGGAATGCGGCTCGTCGGGATTGAGCAGAAACATGCCGCCAGTGGGGACGTTCACGCGCGTCCGCCGCACGGTCAGTTCGCGCGCGCCCGCCCGCACGAGGCCGATCAGCATGGACTCGTGGGCGTGGCGGGCCGCGATGGCCCTGCCGCGCTCGATCGACATGAGCACCGCCCCGTCCAGGGCTGGAATGGCTATGCGCTTCAGCGCCATGTGCTTTGACATGCCCCTTCCCGCAGAGTGGGCCGGATTGCCGGCGGATAATCAGAGCAAGGCAGGCACGAACGTCGCCAGAAGATGGAGATCGCCGCCCTGAGCGACGACCCTGTGCCTGGCTCCCTGCGGCATGACCGCGCACGATCCCGGCGCATAGTCGATCTCCCTGTCCGACAGAACGCAGAGGCCGGAGCCCTCGATCACCTGGTGCAGCTCCTGCTGCGTCGCGTGGGCGTGGTCGCCGATCTCATGACCATCGCGGACGCGCACAAGGTGTATGCTGAACCTTCCGTTCGTGTCCACGGCCTTGAGGAGATGCTTGAGCTGCACGCCCGGAAATGCGGCTGGCGTCCATTCGATGTCGGCGGTGCTGATTTCCCTGCCCTGGGACATGATCGAGCCGTTTTCAAGCAGAGCTGCGAATCCGTTCATGGCTATTTCCTCCTGTTGTGTAATGACAGGAAGAAATAGTCCGATCCCCGGCCATGGTCTTGGAAAAAACACGCGTCTGCCTGCACTAAGCGGAATCTGCGCAAAAGACTCTACCCGCCCACCAGCTTGATCCTCCTCACGTCCCCGGACT
This sequence is a window from Desulfocurvibacter africanus subsp. africanus DSM 2603. Protein-coding genes within it:
- a CDS encoding App1 family protein, coding for MEPRAFENSTTSAPIMILRRFAILASRYLLLVRCGLKRRLGLLGPLQILAYRTYGNSRELLVRGRVVERKDVRPSRETDGMWRNLCNAWRGMSRLPVPGARVAAEFQGCRRETVANDRGFFELRLRPSAPLEPLLWQIVPLELLEPRPNPWPVEALAQVLTLPGNARHVVISDIDDTVVPTHATSALRMLRSLFLHNARTRLPFPGLAAFYRALHLDREGHPANPMLYVSRGPWSLYDLLAEFFGLHGIPVGPVLFLRDWGLSEEGLTKPSPTGHKFKLITAMLELYDDLPFILMGDSGQLDPEIYAEIVERHPGRVHAVYIRLARPDQVREQGVLRLAEDLRQSGSELVLARDTMEMAVHAAERGWIEAWRLADIAGEKAAAEEPPGLLDGMHAGHGRKTAGKDEPPDRGRVE
- a CDS encoding YihY/virulence factor BrkB family protein; this encodes MAEPVRKGPGKVQGRNESQQSDRRVSMFPDRRDPSRLDRRVPGLKSKREAAEKRQAEREEPGRGREAARPGEIPKPGWRDILKRTWAEQSKDNLSLVAAGVAFYAMLALFPAIAALISIYGLLADPAQLQSQIGEISGVLPADARSIIQSQLSKVVSGAGGALSLGAAVGLLLALWSASKGMKGLIQALNISYGEEESRGFLKLNAISLLLTVSGLVFFILALTAVVAMPALLDNLGLPEAVMWTVSIARWPLLALAGMLALAVLYRYAPDRDEPRWRWVSWGSAGATMAWIAASLLFSLYVSQFGNYNETYGTLGAVVILLTWLFLTAYVVLLGAELNAEMERQTRKDTTKGKPTSMGRRGAHAADTMGPKP
- a CDS encoding sigma-54-dependent Fis family transcriptional regulator, which gives rise to MTSIGALELKVLFEIANIIGHALDLERTLEEVLRILSDSMSMKRATITLLDDNGQLVIRASHGLSAEEKQRGVYRLNEGITGRIFSTAKPFVVPDIHKEPLFLDKTRSRQLEKDRISFLGVPILLQDKPVGVLNVDRLFGDEISFEEDVRFLTIVATLIGQFYSLVKQVQAREERLKRENVNLRSKLSKNYQRFFIVGKSPSMLRVRQMIEKVAPTRATVLLLGESGTGKTLAAQFIHELSDRNSFPFIKVNCAAIPENLLESELFGHEKGAFTGATNIKPGRIEEADKGSLFLDEIGEISPGIQAKLLRFLQEREFERLGSTRTRKVDVRIIAATNRDLTEAVREGDFREDLFYRLNVFPIRVPSLRERADDISALINHFLDKLDREYGRRLTLRPRALEALLRYDWPGNVREMENLLERLSIMVEDTHVDLEDIPPNFFLGSDIAQPRNEEQSSLQEIERREVVSALERHNWVQSRAARELGITLRQMGYRIKKFDLENLLRERRGQGRMSLHR
- a CDS encoding AAA family ATPase; the protein is MWSVLETRERHQGDGADCACEWFMGKTHGKVMDSVLRSLHERVGYICLTGKPGVGKSTLARALSETYATEGRRVLLVDGANLSFGRLVRELTRAAGIAPDSSQSAKPADTLRLLYMAGELGSDVALLVDSAELLAPSTLKALAYLANPWQPGRSAVQLLLLGRPELLDKLDEPELSPLGGLCRSVVLRPMEQRESATYVRWKYGRPPSGTGEAFTSRARRRLAELSGGVPRLLDMLAEAVLATGEARGCFPVTCAMVRQAVGDMPSHAPLRLPMGKTLTTAATCLLIVSALAWWTRQSLVHGLELVAGDLLGQASASVQRFEAPWAAGVPSPSWADMETTAGPFAGVVVLRPPAIGETCEELDRRLQEVIVAPGDSLVSLCRKVYGRADRTALAAVLSANPAILDPNSIEVGQIIVFPQQTHAEGSDTVSENARSDVTT
- a CDS encoding DegT/DnrJ/EryC1/StrS family aminotransferase, producing the protein MAIPFVDIKSQLAQVEQEIRQGFDRVFAHCQFIMGPEIKEVEDQLAAFAGTKHAITCSSGTDALLMPLMAMGIGAGDAVLTTPFTFFATLESIALLGATPVVVDVDPRTFNIDPAKLELAIKAIKAKDPSIHPLPTGYENLTLKAIMPVDLFGLPADYDRIMAIAAREKLYVIGDSAQGFGGVYKGRPVSAIPHVTATSFFPAKPLGVYGDGGAVFTDDDNLADVMRSIRVHGMGHDRYYNVRLGLNARFDTFQAVVLKAKLRIFPAELDARQAVAERYDAGLAGKVTTPLIPDGYRSSWAQYSILTDKRDALQAALKAQDIPSMIYYPIPCHLQPVFSNLGYKQGSMPVSEGLSQTILSLPMHPYLTQDDQKKIIEVVKKAV
- a CDS encoding AraC family transcriptional regulator, yielding MSKHMALKRIAIPALDGAVLMSIERGRAIAARHAHESMLIGLVRAGARELTVRRTRVNVPTGGMFLLNPDEPHSSTTMPGDGESYSALCLPPEALYRILDDAGSAPAGQTRFARPLALDADIRSAFVRLVEKLEESASFYVLSQYFQALFVMLANHGICVDPPRQPDAGAGGLERARRIILTECDRDVTLDELAQAARVSPSALVRGFARRFGLTPHAYLVRARLKRARMLLDQGVPQSEAAATTGFFDQSHFANAFRKYYGLSPGRYRAALGLHEKSSEKTAEHKQGVERSEHPRLRALVHGQVLPHGHAAHQDRQQEPVVYLAVRGREEDQAGGG
- a CDS encoding cupin domain-containing protein, whose amino-acid sequence is MNGFAALLENGSIMSQGREISTADIEWTPAAFPGVQLKHLLKAVDTNGRFSIHLVRVRDGHEIGDHAHATQQELHQVIEGSGLCVLSDREIDYAPGSCAVMPQGARHRVVAQGGDLHLLATFVPALL